From one Rosa rugosa chromosome 4, drRosRugo1.1, whole genome shotgun sequence genomic stretch:
- the LOC133746301 gene encoding 65-kDa microtubule-associated protein 6-like — MLALGSSTISFRASSGCNHLLKELQQIWNDIGESAADQDRMLLELERECLEVYRRKVDEAANTKARLHQSVAAKEAELATLMATLGELNIDSPIRREKRSSSLKEKLASVAPLLDNLKMKKEARMKQFSDIRTQIEKIREEISGYDHLNSSLISSLTLDEHDLSSRKP; from the exons ATGCTAGCTCTTGGGAGTTCCACTATCAGCTTCAGAGCAAGCAGTGGCTGCAATCATTTGCTCAAAGAGCTTCAg caaatATGGAATGACATTGGTGAGAGCGCGGCAGACCAAGACCGCATGTTGTTGGAGTTGGAAAGGGAATGCTTAGAAGTTTACAGGAGGAAGGTTGATGAAGCTGCCAATACCAAGGCACGCCTTCATCAGTCCGTTGCAGCAAAAGAAGCTGAGCTCGCCACTCTCATGGCTACTCTGGGGGAACTCAATATTGATTCACCG ATACGGAGAGAAAAGAGATCAAGTTCTTTAAAAGAGAAACTCGCATCTGTTGCACCACTGCTAGACAATctaaaaatgaagaaagaggCACGAATGAAGCAATTTTCAGATATAAGGACACAAATTGAGAAGATCAGAGAGGAAATATCTGGTTACGATCATCTCAACAGTTCTTTGATCAGTTCATTAACCCTTGATGAACATGACTTGTCATCGAGGAAGCCATAG